The region CTGCGGCACGATCGCGACCCCGGCCTCGTGGCACGCGGCCACGACGTCCGCGACCTCGGCCGTCGACCCGGGCCGGACGACGGCGAGCGCGCGGCCGGCGTACGTCCCCGTCCAGTCGACGACGAAGGCGGCGACCTCGGCGTCGGCGGTGAGCACGTGGGCGTCGCCGACGGCGGAGCGCAGGCGGTCGAGGATGTCGGTCATGTCGTCTCCAGGGTCGATCAGCCCAGCAGGACGGCGATGAGGAGCACCACCGGCAGCGAGGCGAGCGTCGTGATCAGGATGGTCTCGCGGGCCACGTCCTCGCCGACGCGGTAGCGCGTGGCGTGGAGGAAGATGTTCTGCGCGGTGGGCAGGGCGGCGGTGACGACGACGCCCAGCAGCACGGTCCCCTCGAGGCCCAGCGAGGCGCCGACCGCCCACGCGACGACCGGCATCACGGCGAGCTTGAGGACCGTCGCGAGCAGCACCTCGCCGTTGTGCCCGGCCTTGCCGAGCGCCGGGCTCAGCCGCAGCGCGGCGCCGTAGGACATCAGCATCATCGGGATCGCCGCACCCGCCATCAGCTCCAGCGGGGCCTCGGCGACCTCGGGCAGCGGCCAGCCGGTGAGGGCCAGCACGACACCGATGACGGCGGCCACGGTGAGCGGGTTGGTGACGAGCCGCCGCACGGCCTTGCCGAAGCCCTCGCCACGGCCGGTGACCCGGTCGAGCACGACGAGCGCGGCGGGTTGTACGAGCATCATCTGCACCAGCAGGGCCGGCACCACGACGGTGATGTCGCCGACGACGTAGGCCGCGACGGCGAGGCCGAGGTTGCCCGCGTTGACGTAGGACGAGGTGAGCGCGCCGATCAGCAGCGGGCCGGTCGTCAGCCTCCAGCGCAGCCGCGCCAGGACGACGTACAGCAGGAAGCAGACGGCGAGCGAGATCGAGCTCGCGACGAGGTTCTTGGTCGCGGTCTCGAGGTGGACCTTGCTGATCGTGATGATCATCAGGGCCGGAGAGGCGACGAAGAACGCGATCTCGCCGAGGGTCCGCTGCGACCGTGCGTCGAGGACCCCGACGTGCGCGAGCCCGATGCCG is a window of Nocardioides oleivorans DNA encoding:
- a CDS encoding AEC family transporter yields the protein MDLLIGFTTILVVIAAGIGLAHVGVLDARSQRTLGEIAFFVASPALMIITISKVHLETATKNLVASSISLAVCFLLYVVLARLRWRLTTGPLLIGALTSSYVNAGNLGLAVAAYVVGDITVVVPALLVQMMLVQPAALVVLDRVTGRGEGFGKAVRRLVTNPLTVAAVIGVVLALTGWPLPEVAEAPLELMAGAAIPMMLMSYGAALRLSPALGKAGHNGEVLLATVLKLAVMPVVAWAVGASLGLEGTVLLGVVVTAALPTAQNIFLHATRYRVGEDVARETILITTLASLPVVLLIAVLLG